DNA sequence from the Acanthopagrus latus isolate v.2019 chromosome 15, fAcaLat1.1, whole genome shotgun sequence genome:
CATCGTCTGCCTCGGAGGAATCCTTCCATTTGGGTCCATTTTCATTGAGATGTAAGTCTGTGCTGTTGTACTGGGGATTTCTATGTGGTGAGAGGATTTTCCGGTGACATGtcgtctctcctcttcttcaggtACTTCATCTTCACATCTTTTTGGGCCTACAAAATCTACTATGTGTACGGCTTCATGATGCTGGTCCTGGTCATCCTGTGCATCGTGACCGTGTGCGTCACCATTGTGTGTACGTACTTCCTGCTCAACGCTGAGGACTACAGATGGTGAGTGTAGTCATGTTTTGCCATTGTAGGACACTGACTTTTGACCTCTTTTGTGGTAATCTCTTTAACAGAGTTCGTACGAAGTCTTTAAAGTTCAGAAGATGGTTAATTGTATCTGATATGTTAGGAATATGCTTGACTTCAAATACATTCCTTGAAAAATGCTTATGTATTAACGTAATCTGGTGTTTCATCTACACCAGCCGTTctcaattttaaaaatgatgtagCAGAAATTAAAATTTGAAAATCTTGTCACCCAAGCCTGAAATCACAACTCTGATTAGCACACAAGACTGAATATTAAGTATTTCCTTTAGAAACAGAGAAttcaaaacagataaataaagaataatatgTGATTTAACTGACTCGTTTGATCAGttctgattacttttttttttttaaatataaagaAGTAATCATAAATACTTTATGGGAATTTCAAACTTAATTagaaaattgaaaatatttatttattgattgattgtaaTGACCTTTTGCAGCCCTACTTCAGTACCTTCATTGCCCACCATAGGGCTGCAACCCACACTGTGGGAATCACTGAACCACACAATCACTCAGTCTTTTAATATTGGAATGGTCGCCATCCTGTTGATGTAATTGTTTGTTGTCTTCTGGCGTCAAAATTGGTGAgaatttaatattaatgatCAAAACACACTGTCAAAGTTGATATGAACAGCTGATAAAATGATTTTGTCCTGTGTTCAGCATTTCAGAATATTTAGAATGTGCTGTAAACGTACAGCGAGCTCCCTAAatctccagctgttttattttctgctgtttttttaggCAATGGACaagcttcctctctgctgcatccactgctgtttatgtttacatgtaCTCCTTTTACTATTACTTCTTCAAAACTAAGTAAGTCCTCATACCTCATTGAACACATGCCCTCATAAAATACAGCCCCAGAATGGgtaataaaatgtcataaaactCCAATCTATTTTTCACATGTTGTCTCatcctgttgtgtttcaggatgTACGGTCTGTTCCAGACATCCTTCTACTTTGGCTACATGGCTGTGTTTAGCACTGCCCTAGGAATCATGTGTGGTGAGTCTGCTGTccttttatttaaatcaaatctatatacagtatgtcataTCTCTGGCTGAACTAGAGGAACTAACAAAGCTCTTTGGTCATTGAAATTCAGGTTTTATCAACTCCAAATTTGCAGTAATAAAGACTTTGAGTATACTTCCACAACTTCCTCAGTTAATTAGACTTTTAGTCACAGAACGAATGTGATCGAATCAATCAATGTGACTAATTGGCTTAAATGCAAAGGTTGGTTTTGGTGCAGAGTAGAGCGAGGCAATTGATTCTTCTTATCTTAAACCTCATTCAATGTGGTTAGCCTCTACAAGGTGAGACTAACTGCACGAATTTGTGATAAATGGCTTACTTGATTAATACTGCCTGGATTAGTGTGGATGGTTCATTAAGATTTATTCATGAGCATAAACAAGGATTTGTTCACAGAAGCAGTGTTaccaaaaagtaaaaagaattTCACACCCCCGAGCTTCAAGTCCTGTTGCCAGACATCagcagatggaaacacaacacatgtagCAGTGTTAGTAGTCacagggaaaacaaagacatttgaaaatattgacGCAGTTGCCAAAGTAACCATTGGTTTCACATGTTGATATTTTGCACAGCAGGTGTTGTTGCACAGAATGCACCTCTGGACAGTGACCTTCACACCTCTCAGTAAAttagacaaaataatgatgataaaatgagGAACAGAATATTGATATAGAATCAAGTTTAATTGTAGTTATCTTTATTTTAGTTGATTTCTCTGACACCTATATTAAAAAAGGGTACATGCATAGGATAAATATGAAGAATAATTTGTATATGatgatgtaaataaaattgGAGGAGTAACAAATCTTTTCCCTACACTTAGTTGTTGCATGAAGCCTGATGTCTTTTCAGGCAGCCTGCACATTTTTCCACTTCAGCTTTAAGTGCAGTTGAATACTTTTCCTCATCAGCTGCAGGCCCAACTCATTCTTCAGCTTGAAAGTAATAAGCCAAGGCTGCCACCTTAAAGCCATCTCTAATTTGCACTCACTTCTGAATGGTGCCTTCTGGGTTTGTTGGGTGTCTGACAGGTTATTTTGTGGAAGCAgaatgtgatttatttgataTAACTTCACCAGTAATCATTTTGTCCTGTGATAAATTGACCTGGAAAGTGAGAGTGTGATACCTGCAGCTGCTAAGAGAAACTCAcagaacacatttatttgttccAGGTGCCGTTGGATACATGGGAACAAGTGCCTTTGTGAGGAAGATCtacacaaatgtgaaaattgacTAAGAAGCAAAGCAGCAACACAGGGATATTAAAGGATTTGCCTACGTGTATCCTGAAAGACGGCGGGCACAAgtcattctttattattttttctttcttgcaaaGAGATTGTGAGAATCTCACTTTGTACAATGTAGTTTTTCCATTTCCTGAATGAGTTTCAACGCCGCAACTCAAAGAGCAAATGTGCGGAAGAGATATCAAACACACAAGGTTCTGTTTTTATCAGTTGCTTTCAAACAAACGTTGGGGGCAAATGTTTAAGGCTGATATGGCTTCTGTTTTCCAACCCAGTCCCACCTGAGACCAGAGAACATAAATGTTTATCGATGGAATAGTGTAGCTCTCTTCAGTGAAGAGGCCTAAGTGTATTGAAAGCCTTTGTTCTATTGTGTCAGAATATTGGAGAGTTGGGTTTGTGCCCGTGTTTCCGATTTCTATTTTGTATTCTTGAAGTCACTCGTTACTACACCGTACAGTCTGTTCTGATTTATTTCCACTGCGCAaagatataaaaaagaaaaaaagctgtcatCACTCCAGAATCATTCCCCCATTTTGACGATTAATTCCCTGTTACAGTAGCAATCCATCCAGTTGATGAGAGATTTTAGTCCTGCTGTAGTTTACTGTACAGACGAGAACAGAGGGACTGATCGACGGTTGAGGTACAGTTAGAACCGATTTTTAAATGGATGTTTGATGTGATCCCATTTCCCCGTTCTGCCGGGGTTTTCTTAATGTTTGGGTTTGAATGAAGTCTACTTGTAAAGATAATATATGGCTGGGGGGGAGTGTATATAACCTTAATAATGTACCTTTAGATGTAGATCCCAAATGTATTTTCGTTGTACAGATTTACtacagggtgtttttttttttgttttttttaatgaatcattcagttaaaaacaaaacaaaaaaggagattttgttttgttacttttttttggTGCTTGGGATGGGGCTGGTGGCGCTGTTACATCTTGCCTGAAATTGCATGAAATTTTCACCAAACCATCTGCTCATCAAATTCCACTTTAGTCAGCGCTGtcaggtttttatttcattttatttttccagattcaaaatgtaaaaaaggtaCATTTTGATGACCCGTAGGCCTGCTTTTCTTATTTTGACTTCATATAttatttaaagctttaaaaggCTCTTCATCTTCTGGTTAAGCCATTTCCCTCATGTTCTTTCTGTTGCCTAACCTGAAACATCATTTGTGAATGTCAGAAGGAATGAGGCGATTGCTTTGTTTccacaaacatactgtacaaagtGAAGTTTATGTACACTTAAAAACTAGATGTTTTCATAACCACACACAGTGCTGCGGAGTGTTTCAAACGCTTTCCCCCCCATTTtgtgtaaatacagtatgtacCCTACTTGTATGAGAAGTGgcaatgcctttttttttctaatttccaGTTCTCCCCCACTGAAGTTGATTTTGGCACCTCATGTTGTGTACCAATGTCTGATTAGACATTCTGAACCTGCATATTAACTTGctgtaaaaagagaaaataaacatgtttatgtacAGGGGTTATTAAGTGTGGTCCTGATTTTGAGGGTAAATATTTAACTAAATTATTAGGTAAGCCCATACATGTGGATGTACTGTAGGTGTGGGTCACAGGacactgtctgttttatttagaGTTTCAAGGGGAAGGTAAGGTTAAATCAAGATAATCACACAGGAAAATTACAGCCATGAACAATAAAAGGAGTTTCAGGTAAGGCAGCAGGAACCTCTGCTCACACCACCATCTGGCAcattaatcaaaacaaagaattggCATTTataaagaatatatttattAGAGTATTCAGATGTGTATGAGTAAATACAACTTATAAACTGTAAACTAAACGTACAATTATTTTTTGACTTGTCACTATTTTAGGTGAGAGTTGTGAACTTCTTCAGTTGACTTTTTCAAAGTACTCTTTGGATCCTTCTGGAGTTGGTTTGatctgaaaaacacagttacacaatgaaaaacaagttttctaCTGAGACTGTCCTACAAAACATTGATGTATGTAATGCACGTGAATTTCTTTGGTTTACAtatcctgaacacacacattctacTGATAGATCacaaactaaacattttaaaacagtggGTAAAATTAAGTCTGACAGAAATAAATAGGAACACTTAAGTACTAGAcggacaaagaaaaagaaagatacagtgtctgtgtatgacaagaagaaagaaagaactcaCTGTTGGGGACTCAGGGGTCCAGCTGGCCGGACACACCTCACCGTGCGTCTCAACAAACTGGAACGCCTTCACCAAACGAAGCGTCTCTTCTACACAACGGCCCACCGGCAGGTCGTTCACACTCATGTGCCTCACCACACCGTTTGGATCAATGAGGAACAGACCCCTGGAAGGACATTAATAGCATAAAGTTATCAGGCACCTTCATGAAGTTCTatataacaacaaaaaatgtcaagtttGCTTAACGGAACAATAAGAAACTGATAATAAAATCAttatatatacaaaaataaacacaagcatCTCCAGGGTGAATTCTCTtctcagtgtgctgctgctgggacaaaACATTCCAAAATCAACCATCATTTttatacacatatttaaagCGTGATCATCAATTGACACATGGTGTTGAGTAAGTGATGACTACACTGACACTGCAAGttcaacaaatgtcacatatgGTCAACATCTTTATGCTTTACTTGGAGAACATCTGGATTGGACACAGAGCGAGTTGAGAAAAATACCCACATGTCTCtctaaaatattaacattttaagatTACCAGTAGTTGGGTGATGACTCCTTTAGGGGCCTTATCATGCATTCTACAGGTTTGTGTTGTCTGTATTTGTAATATATTCTTCCTTAAGAGTTCACAGTGAGCCCACCTCAGTGCGATGCCCGGACCCTCCAGCAGCACCCCGTAGTCTCTAGAGATCTGCTTGTTGAGGTCGGAGAGTAAGGGGATGTGGATGTGGCCCAAACCTCCAGTCTGATAAAACACCATGAAACAATACCCATTAGATTAATGCTGACACAATTACTACTGCCCATAGCGTTAATAATAATGCTTTTATTAAAGTATATTACTCTCAATGTCACCAAAGGGTCCTTCACGGCCCTCATCAaaggatgaatgaaaaaaacTCTAGTTGAACCTCGCACCTTTTGTCTGAGACTAAGATTAAATGAGGGACAGTACCTTGCGTGGGGTGTTGATCCACGCCAGGTGGGTGAAGTGAGAGTCCACAGACACACCCACCACCTCACAGTTGACGTCGTGGAACTCATTAGCCTTGTCGCTGAATGAGATGATCTCTGTTGGACACACAAAGGTGCTGCGATaccacaaacagagagagaaataaaagccACTGTGAGTGAAGCATCAGAACACTGACGGGATGAGCACAAAGCACAGTGATGGGGAGAAACTTCTCCTGCTCGTCAGCAGAGGCTTACTCAGCCTATATTTAAATCACAGGAAGGGAAAGCCATCATGTTACTGAATCAGTCTTTCACATGTGTAAGAAATACTTACAAATCCAGCGGGTAGAAGAAGAGGACCAGGTATTTTCCCTTGAAATCAGCAAGGCTCATCTCCTTGAACTCCCCATTGAGGACAGCAGTGGCCTTAAAATCTGGAGCAGGTTGAGTGACAGCAGGGGCCCATCTGGAAGTGCCTGATACAGAGAAGTCACACAAGGTTTATTCCTTCATACTATTTGTAATGGTGTAGTGAAAAGTCTACATATCTCACACTATCTCACTTATGTCTAAAGCGAGGATAACATTATGGAAAATGTCTCTTTGTGCTTCGGCAAACCCTccttttaaatataaaaacattcatcCATGAACTACATGTTCAGTATCTATCTTATTCAATGTCAGGAAATATTTACAAGGAAACagaaatgcttgaaaaatggGGCAAGCAATCTATTTAAAATTCCTCTTTTTTAACAGCTTGACTCACTGTACAGTACTTagacaaataaacaatatcaatatttattgCACAATACTGGTAATAGAACCAGATCATATCAACTACCAATACAAACTATCACATTAAGTTAGAGAGGcccagtccaaaacccaaagatattcactttACAGATCAATCAATTATTATGACAGTTGCAGATTAATTTTTTAGGTCAATCGATTAATAATTTATGCTCTAGCCATTTTATCAGAATCCAACTGTAAAAGTCTCCGACTCTAGTTTTTTGTACACACTGGTAGAGAAGCAGGCTCTCTGAAGAGCAGGACCAGTGAGGGCTCTCGCAGCTCCAGATGCTCCATGCTGACAGGCTGCTACTTTCAACCCTCCTGCTGCAACCCTCGCCTGAAAAGACAAGACATCAAATCATCATGAATAATCCACTAATAAACTTAACTTCtaggctgtttttatttagcaCTTCAACTAGCCATGTTTCGTGTCCCGCAACATGAAGCCTGACGTATAGTAAAAATATGTCAATGCAGTTTCAAAGCTTTGAGAAATAAATCCCAGTTCCATGTAAACAGTGGAACTCGTCCTCCATGAAGGGAAAATGTGTCCTCTGTTAATTTTGTGTAATTTCCTTTGCTGCTACAGAATCTAAATGGCAGGGTTTGTCCAGAAACATTATTGAATGCAAATGAAGTGTGGGATGATGCAATAGACAGTTTGATTCCAACAGGCTGAAAGAGACCACACCCCGTTCAAGAAATATCAGTTACATGCTAAACCCACATTTGTGagactgaaatgtttaaatcctATTTCACATGCTCAGTATTTGTGGGTAAAACCTACAGGAATGTCCTTGAAATGCAAtatatttcaaattcaaaggGACATCCACAACAGTTCTACAACTGCATTCAAATTTTTTTTGATACTGTGTTATGAATAATTATTTTGGAAGTAGCTTTGTTATTGATTACTATTAATTCATGTCCATGACATGTAGTTTCAGAGTTAGCTGGGAGAGGATCCCCCATGTGTCACTATGATTGTAATGCAGAGCCGTCTGCAGTTTTGTCATGCTAACATTAATCACCTTCAGGCAAGAAAAGTAATATCCTCTTATTTAAGACGGGTCAAAGAAAATACTCAGACTGATATCAAAGCAGGTGTTTTTCAGCTGCCAGGGGCAAAATACCCACTGTGACAGCACCAGTTGCTGTGAGGAAGAGGACTGAAGCACACTAGATCAAAGTGTCTAACACTGCACAACATGTTTTTCCTGCAGGTTAGATGTTGATACGTGGTTGCAAGggaaatacaaaataatcagACATTTCTGTTGCACGTTTTTTGACGAGTAGTTCTTCTGGACAGATTAACTAGCGCAACAACTTCcttcatttaaatgacaaatctTGTTAATGCTCAATACCTGTGGCCATTAACTTTGATTTCtaacttttcattttaagcGCATCAGTTTAccaactttgtgttttgaatagattttcacagcagacattttgtttcgTCATAGCACAAAAAAAGCCCAAGTgtcattaataacattaataagTGCTCTGTTCTATTCAAGCATCGACAAGTCAGGACAGTGAGCCATCATGCAAAATGCTTGAGCCTGCAACTGAAGCAGggaaatggaattcagccatcgtTATGTGTATTAAATTACACCTGTGCTTGTATTGCTGTAATGTGGGAAAATGCCTGTGTTTAAGGTCCACTGTGTTGATAACTGTAGTCTTAACTCCCCCAGAGCTACTCCTTGTGTTTGTCTTATCAATATTACTCATGGcctacaatgtgtgtgtgtgattttattgaTAGAAAGTGCTGaagacaaaaactgtaaaattcCACAAATTGCTCATCCTGAAAATACTTAATGTTATGCTTTTACAgcgatggaatgtaactaagtgcatTTACAACAGTAACATTTTGAGGTACTTAATATACCTTGATGTAGGCAAATCTTGTACTTTTTACCCACTACATTACTTTAACAACTtgagttactagttactttgcaggaTACATGCTGCATCAAAGCCACATGAGtgcatgtttaaattattttatcgACAATcaatttcaaaaaacaaaaaaagacactgcTTCCATTAACCAGAAAAATGCCCAACATCAGATCTGATATGTACAGGCCGATAATCGATCCACCcataatatatattatacagtatatgtatgcatacatgtaaaaatacgaatagttttcttttaatactTAGGCTCATTTTGTTGCTATAAAATTACCTTTAATACTAAAGTACATTTGACATCAGATTTTTTATCTCTCCAGCACTATTTGTATAACTGaattttaccaaagtaatatttgaaCGCTATCTTTACATTTatactcaagtatgacttctgGGCACTTTGCACAACACTGTGCTATTAGACTGTAGTTGTGTTTAGTTACATAGCATACACCTGCAGTTTCCCccataataaaaacaagatgcCTGCACACAAACcatgaaaaccttttttcacagcacacattttgacatgttatAGCAGAAAAGGGCTCCACAGAGGCCGCGGGCCGCAGGTTTGTCACCAGCGTCAGTTGGTCGTCTGGTTCAAATGTGCGACACAGACGATGTGACAGCGCCTCAGTGCGCAGCGGACTTATTAATCAATACCTGCTACTGGCACGAGTTAATTACTCATTAATTAATTCTAAACTGAGGCAAATGAGCGCTGAGGGCACATGTAGTGTTGTGCTGGGAGAAGTTACACTTACAGAAGTCCTGAGCAGTCTTCCAATGGTGGCTGCCATTTTGGATTATGACAGAAGAGGGCGGTTTGAGCAGGTCACTACGTCATTTACCCACGTGCTCCACGCAAACCTTTTCACAGAAacatatcaataaaataaaataaaataactcacCCGTATAATATAAGGTTAACTTGATTCTTCAATCACAAGACATCaccattaaaaagaaaagactgttaAAGGTTCACAAAACAGGAAGCTAtaatgctgccttcaggtgccCCCGGGTGAGGAGGAAATTAATACATTACTCGTAATACTGAGGTCCGGAAAGCAGGAAACTTGTTCCATTTTTGTGCTTTCCAAGCAATGGAAAACGAATAGGCTGGTCTTCGTTCAATCTTTAGTTAAACGTTAAGAATAAAAGGTAGACACGACCCTGCTGTCTTTTCAGTTGtctaaacaaaaccaaaaaaatggatGCGACAGAGATATAATATCCGATATTTCCGATGTCCCCGAATGTAGCACAAATCCGCCCACAACTGACCACATGGCGGAAGGCGGAAGTATTTTCTAAATAGTATTTGACCTCAAAATCAGGAGATATCCATGCTGGTACAGTGTCTAATGCAGTCTTAATTTAACGTAGATGCACTCGTTGTTCTAATGGATCCTAATCTGCTGTATTGGAAAAGCCACGGACAGGTGAGTGTGCACAGCAGTGTTTCAACATGCAGGGCAGCATCAGTAATGAGGAAAGTTACAATGAAACTATGTTTACATCGTTGTTCCTGTGATATATTTTACTAGTGTTGAATTTAAGacttacttttttccccccagtctTTCTACAGTCGACTAAAGATCTGGGTTAATCTCCTTGATCCAATCTCCCTGCTGTCCTCTGATGTAAGTGGCAGCCACCTCAGTGATCTTATACTGTGAGACAAGTAGAACATACCTGATGGTTAACTAATGATACTGCTCTCCTCAGGCCGAGATAGAGAAGGCCCGCACTCTACTTGAAagtggagagaaacaaaatgaaaaggtcAGATTATGTTAAAGAATATAATCCTTACAGTGGTCAGTCAGCATcatgaacacatttattcatttaaacctgctctgtttcctcctctagGATGATCATGCACAGAACCTCTCGCTCGTAAGTcttgcagaaaataaaacactacaGATAAAATCCTCTTTGAATTAATCCTAATTCACGTGATTCTCTGTTTAAGCATCCAGCACTGACTGCTATCGTTTAACCAACACGGTTTCACTGTTGTGGTTAATCAAGCCTCCATCTCTAGCTGAATGTGTCCAGATGTTTCATACTATGGCAGCTGTGGTGTCCAGATGCTTTTACTAGAAGGACTTCAATGTGTTGCCTTTTGATGAAAGTCTTGACGACTTCTTTGTGTTAACAGTCATCCGTCCATGCTGATTCTGGGGCTGTGCTTCCACTAGTTTTCCGCCCTCCGGGTACGGTCAGATGTTTTTCCAACCATTATTGAAATTGACTTAAAAcacttgatttgaaaaaagagaTGCTGAcactctcatgtttgtcatTTCCCTTTCAAGCATATATGCCAATATCAGTGCCTCTGGTACGTGTGTCTACCACATATAATGACACTTTGTTCctgattgtgtttgtgaatcaaatgttcatttatttaaattgttttccaGGTAGTTGGCAGCTTTTTGCCACATGTCACCGTCAGTCCTGCTGTCTTTTGGCAGGTAATAAAAGCATATTcatcatatttttcaaaatacagCCCATATTGTTATAACACAATGTATATACATCATgaacaatgcatttttttcagttattgcTGCAGAGTTACAACGCTGGCTTCAATTATGCAAACAGGAATTCTTCATCTGAACAGGTAAGGTGTATATATAAAGATGACTAAACCACCACCCAGTATTGCTCTGATTTGCTGCTCTCCTTGATTCATACGACTTTAATGAGTCTGTAGTCATGAAacatcctcccttttttttctgcttgactTTATCTTCTTTATCTCTCACCACCAGGGTAGAAAAACATCTTTGGTGCAGCTTCTGTCGATGGCTGGGGCGGTCTCCTTTGCCACATGTGCTGGGGTGTGTGTAACCTGATAATAACAGTTGTTGACTGTAATGTttcaagtaaaagaaaaacgtTTCCTCTTctaacatttcttttcttttaaacttcCTGCATCTGTTTCTTTCAGGCCCTTCCTCAAATTTTTATTTCCCGGCTTCGTATCAAAAGCGCACCAATTCAGATTATCTTAAGGACGATATTACCCATACCACTCTCAGGTAACTTCTTTATCCCTGAAACTGAATTACTGTACCATAATATGGTGTCATAAAATAGACATAACATTGTACATCATTATCttagtttcctttttttctatttgatttaATATAAAGTCAGCTGGTTGGATTCACTAACAACAGGTAGGACTGTTGACACTAACATTTTGTGTTATTCTTCCCAGCTGCTCTTGCCTTCTTCAATGTGTATACTGTCAGAAGTGAGGAATATGCAAACGGGATCCAAGTGTTTGATTCCAATGGAAATCCTGTTGGCTTCTCtaaagcagcaggagaaaaggtgaaaaacaaaGGAGCCGGTAGACAAAAACAAGTCTTATTCAAAACTTTCagtgtttaatattttttcatttctgttcaggCTGTGATGGAGACTGCACTGTCAAGAGCGGCACTATTTGGTGCAACTGCTGTTGTCCCTAATCTCCTGGTTTTGCTCTTCCAGAGGTCAGTCACTTTTAAATGTAGCTCTGTCTTTGTTGACAAAATGGCACCTGTCGGACCAACTATACCACATCGATCTCTCCTTCACAGATCAAGAGCTCTCCAGAGGTACTCTCGGCTGGTCGCTCCTCTCCGACAGATGAGTGCTGTGTTTGTTATGGGCTTGATGATACCGGTCTCATTCAGTCTCTATCCACAGCTGGGAATGGTAAGATTCAAGATCCTCCAGTGCTGTAATGTTTTCCTTAGGGAGAAATCAGCGGAcgtttatacatttttttttcttttacagataAAGAGGAAAAATTTAGAGAAGGAGCTGGGTGCTGGAGCACCTGACGGGCAGTTATACTACCATAGAGGACTCTGAAGAGCAGATATAAAATCAACCAAAATAAAGGTGTCAGACATTTATGTATTATGTTGCGGAGATGTCTGCTTAAGTtaccatgctaaccagctaaactGCAGTGGCTTTGTACCTCAAGATGTGATAGTTTGATACAAAACAACGCCAAACACTCCCACAGGCCCTCTCAGCTCCCAGCCTGGCCTCGGATCAATAACTGCACAGGTAACTGGGCTCACTAGCTAATGGAGGCTACAGTAGCAGCACTTCGTACCTACTCTGTTGATTCGCTGCCTCAGATCTGTTtgaccaattcttacatagCGCACCTTCAGCATCATGCAGCTGAAAAAATGTCCGATGCATGTACCAGACTCAAAGATGatattctgctttttctccctgtttcatgtaaataaaacatattttaaatattaaaacaataaaacaagcaagACGCTCCTTTTTGATAGTAAATTTATTTAGTTGGAATATTAGCTGTATCTGTAGATATGAAATACTACATCGAttcatgaaaatacatttagttTCCAAAGTTACATGAGCTTCTCTATGTATTGCACTCTGTGTCTTATCTGAAATACTGAGGCATAAAAACATCCTTTTGGCAAAGTGGTTGAAAATGTTCAtaactgtaaaacaacagcgcttaaaaaaaaaaaggaacctgAACAGTAAGACACACATGATGCAATATAAATCAATATGGATGATGAAAGCATCAATCATCATTTATCAGCTGCAGAGCTCTTTTTATAAAATAGTTTGAAAAAGCCTCATtacacaacacatttgtttgtattACAGTTGTGTGCTGCACTAGAGTCGTtagtaaaatacaaaatgtgacatttaaaaaagaaaatgtaaataaaccaaCATGTTGTGCAATGTTTCTATCAACTaactcattaatattaatacgTGCTCTTTACATCTCAGCCATTtcagctgctgtagctgcatttgtgtctattttttttctgggtgtGACTCTTCACAATGAGTACCCAATATTTCAAACTAGGGACatgatttatgatgttttaaaaGTACAGCTTTTGCACTGTGTGGTGGGAGCTAGCATCTGGAAAGCACTTTCAGATTTACCATCTGACAAAATACCAGCGTATTTGTTTACA
Encoded proteins:
- the prdx3 gene encoding thioredoxin-dependent peroxide reductase, mitochondrial; this encodes MAATIGRLLRTSARVAAGGLKVAACQHGASGAARALTGPALQRACFSTSTSRWAPAVTQPAPDFKATAVLNGEFKEMSLADFKGKYLVLFFYPLDFTFVCPTEIISFSDKANEFHDVNCEVVGVSVDSHFTHLAWINTPRKTGGLGHIHIPLLSDLNKQISRDYGVLLEGPGIALRGLFLIDPNGVVRHMSVNDLPVGRCVEETLRLVKAFQFVETHGEVCPASWTPESPTIKPTPEGSKEYFEKVN
- the sfxn4 gene encoding sideroflexin-4, which produces MDPNLLYWKSHGQSFYSRLKIWVNLLDPISLLSSDAEIEKARTLLESGEKQNEKDDHAQNLSLSSVHADSGAVLPLVFRPPAYMPISVPLVVGSFLPHVTVSPAVFWQLLLQSYNAGFNYANRNSSSEQGRKTSLVQLLSMAGAVSFATCAGALPQIFISRLRIKSAPIQIILRTILPIPLSAALAFFNVYTVRSEEYANGIQVFDSNGNPVGFSKAAGEKAVMETALSRAALFGATAVVPNLLVLLFQRSRALQRYSRLVAPLRQMSAVFVMGLMIPVSFSLYPQLGMIKRKNLEKELGAGAPDGQLYYHRGL